A DNA window from Schistocerca gregaria isolate iqSchGreg1 chromosome 2, iqSchGreg1.2, whole genome shotgun sequence contains the following coding sequences:
- the LOC126334611 gene encoding uncharacterized protein LOC126334611 — protein MQYSKLRFEDPDSFLNFTRIGTEVFMKLLRIIENDVCRQYVNMRDSMKQRDRLAVTLRFLATDETFQALVYSARITPNTPSLIIRDTLQAGLNNFRDESVKVSASVSEWVNVAHSFNVLLQFSRCVGVIHGKKVTFMAPRSEGACFSYYKGNNSITLLAIYILAEA, from the exons ATGCAGTACAGTAAGCTGAG GTTTGAAGATCCAGATTCATTTCTGAATTTTACACGAATAGGTACGGAAGTTTTCATGAAATTACTCCGTATTATAGAAAACGATGTCTGTAGGCAATATGTAAACATGAGGGATTCGATGAAGCAAAGAGATAG actcGCAGTAACattaagatttctggccactgaTGAAACATTCCAGGCACTGGTCTATTCTGCTAGAATTACACCCAACACCCCATCACTGATAATACGTGATACACTTCAAGCCGGTTTGAATAATTTCAGAGATGAGAGTGTAAAG GTTTCAGCATCAGTTAGTGAGTGGGTAAATGTTGCCCATTCATTTAATGTGTTGTTGCAGTTCTCTCGTTGCGTTGGTGTTATTCATGGGAAAAAAGTTACTTTCATGGCACCGAGGTCAGAAGGTGCCTGTTTCAGTTATTATAAAGGGAACAACAGCATTACGCTACTTGCAATTTATATATTGGCAGAAGCATAG